TAAATGCCTAAACTCTTATAAAAAAAGGTGcgatctagaaccaaaaagggttcttcggctgtcctcataggagaactCTTTGAATAATCTCTTTTGGTTCCAGGCAGATTCCTTTTGGttacatgtagaaccctttttgggctCTGtgcagaaccctttccacagagggttctacatggaacctaatTGTCAGTTTGTTGTAAACTACAGCGAGACGTTCTCAAAGGATTCCTGGATAAGTAGCAGTGATTTCCTTAAAAGGAAATGCTATGATTAACATCTCAAGGTCAAGTAATTAGGCTACAGATGCATTgagccaaaaagctatttttgtgTACCACAGATTTGGCATTTGCTAAGTACCTTTATTAACATTTTTGCACCAAGTATTTCCACACAGGCTGCtttttccctcttcctctctctctctctctctctccttccccccatattattttttttatcattttctTTCAGCTCATCAGTCTTATCATCCTAATCTGCTGTGCTGCGTCATTTTATGGAGGTTATTCTGTGGTGGCCATCTGTGAGATGGTCTCCGCCATCATCTTCTTTGTCATCTTCATGATGGAAATGGACAAGTCCATTCAGGTGGTCAACTGGGTCTGGAGTGTGAGTACAGTatatgtttacacacacacacacacacacacacacacacacacacacacacacacacacacacacacacacacacacacacacacacacacacacacacacagaaagagagacacagagagaaaaagaaacacacaaacataaattatagatacatttataaaaacaaaCAGTAACACAAGGACATTCCAAGTGCCTATAGAAGGACAATCATTCACTAATGTTAGTCTCCTCCTACCAGGATCTTTTGCGTGCTTCTTCTGGTACAGGCCTGTACCTCATCACCTCTCTGATGTCTCTGATTCATGGAGCAGGGGATGGCGCCTGTATTGCAGGAGTGGTGAGTCAAATGTCTAACCACCCTGAGATTTTTGAATAGATACAAATGAAAGCATCTCAAATGACTTACTTCTTCAGCTCTCAAATCCTTCTGCCCTATTCATCACTGAAAAGTAGAACTTGGTGGTTAGATTTTGTTTAGATGAAACGTTATTCCATTCCCTTAAGTGTTTGGCCTGCTGGCTGGGATCCTGTTTGCCTATGATGTCTACACCATCATCCTTGTCATCAACAGCAACAAATAGGATACTGCAGCGCTCACTGGTTGGTATTTTGGACAAGGTGCAGCTTTGCTTTGAACTACAGTTTGGACTTTGACATTTCCTCACCTAATTTCCTTTGTTCTATTCCCTGCTTTGTTTCCAGATGACAATGTTTAAGCACTGGAAGATAAACCCCAACTTAGCCTATTAAATAAAATGACATTTGTGCAGGACGAGTTGACAATGAGCAGTGAAAGAAGTGCAGCAGGTTGGAAGGAAGTTTGATGCTCAAATGAAGAGATTAATAGCAGAAATGAACCAATGTTAGGGTCAGAAGAGAGAAACATCTACAGTACGGCCGACACAGAGAGGATAATGTTATACTGCACTGAGATCAGTATGTTCAAAAGAACCATGTAAATTCCAGGAGGGCTTCCCTTGACAACCGCTGTTCCAGTCTCAGTGTACAATTCTACCGTCCCATTGTTCAATCTTTAGTCTGGTGAAAAAGGGAAAGATGTAAGTATTATGCAGCATAAGGAGGTGGAAAGCTTTGGTCAGTTTTCACACTAGTACATCATTTGTTTTCTGATGTAATGAACTATTGTGTAAAAAGATGTCTCTGTTGAATTACATCCACTGTTGAAATGTTGGTTTATATTAGAAATTAGATTGTAGCATTACATTTATAGAGGTGCTCAGATTAATATAACATCATAATGTAACATCAATGGTTTTGGTACAAATGGCATTCTATCTCTCTTTGTCGTCATAATTTCACCTCAGCGTCATAGCcctctgtcacgctctgacctaggagagctgtgttctctgtttagttaggtcagggtgtgataggtgggtgggcattcgatgttttgttttctatgttttgaccgggtatggtttccaatcagaggcagctgtctatcgttgtctctgattggaagccattcttaggcagcctgtttttccctgtgttttcgtgggatcttgattttgtgcagccccagaacgtcatgtttgtttcagtttcacctgtttattgttttgttcgagttcacaataaaatatgtggaactaccggcacgctgcgccttgtctaatttatgacagggaattcgAAGACAGCACTCGTGACACCCTCTCCATATCCCACTGTAATATATTCAAATTGTGCTGGTTGAATTAAGCCAAATTTCGCCTGCACTTAGGCCTCGATTCAATCAGATCGAGTGTTAACCGGCATAGCGGATGTTTTGACAAATGTtggaggtgtcactgcagtatgAGCTGACAAATAGGTGAAAGGCTGCTCTTGTGTGTCACAAACCACTTCCTTCCTTATTAATCCTACTGCGTTAGAAGTTCAAAATGGTGATAGAAAGTGTAGGTTAATGCATGTTTTCATGTTAATTTGGATGGTGGGGATTTCTAGTCTCAGTCAAATCGAGATATAGACAATGGAAACATCCCGCATTCGAGTGTTCGAACTTGTAAAGTGGCTGCATGGGATTTATCGGATTATAAAGTTGGCTGGTTTCGTTGCATCCAATGGCATGGTCCGCGATAAGCTAACACAaggagccgcttgtggatttgacagctctaacgcagttccatCTCCGACAcgccaaaacaaccgctatgcGGGAGTCTGCTAGCACGGATCTGCTATAGAATCTAGCCCTTAGTCaaggcaccttaattggggaggacgggctcttaGTACTGGCTGGCATGGAATAAATGGATTGGTATTAaagtcaaacacatggtttccatgtgtttgttaccattccattcactctattacagctattattatgagccgtcctcccctcagcagcctcctgtgctggAAACATTTGTAGTGCCTTAGTTGCATTAGTTGTTGTTTTGCTTCTTTCTCTACTTACCTAGCACTGTAAGGCCTACTGGCCACAATTAACTCTGCACTCATAGTAAGGTTTGATGTTCATTTGCCACCAAAGAACTTCTCATGAGTACTCTTGCCGTAGGAAAAGAATGGGATAACATGTTTTCATTATCCTGGTTTTGAAATAATCTAATTCAGGTCAAGTGGGTTGCTTACCAGTTTTTCTTTGTGTGTTTTTTAACCAATGGTAGATAAGATATTTTAACGACATTTAATGTTGTACAAGAGAAGTGTTACCTCAGTCAGTGCACCCTTGTTAAAGTATTTAGACAGTTTGTATGCAGTTATAGTAGTAAACATTCATATTTTGATTATAGACTCGTAGAAAAACAACTGATTTAGAATGAGCAATTAATTAGCAAAGAAGGGCATTTGATCAGTTATGTGGTTCCATTTCAGGATGCCTATGTTATAATTGTAATATCTTTTGTAAATGTTATCTCCAAAATATAAAGTACATTTCTCAAGGAAGAATTTGCcattaatgttttatttctaacAGGTTTTTAATGTATTTTGTCATACTATTGTGTGTATTTGAAATATTGAGGCATACACA
The DNA window shown above is from Salmo salar chromosome ssa13, Ssal_v3.1, whole genome shotgun sequence and carries:
- the LOC106567230 gene encoding proteolipid protein 2 isoform X1, with amino-acid sequence MADMDEGCLENLNGKTLKGTILIAEILISLIILICCAASFYGGYSVVAICEMVSAIIFFVIFMMEMDKSIQVVNWVWSDLLRASSGTGLYLITSLMSLIHGAGDGACIAGVCLACWLGSCLPMMSTPSSLSSTATNRILQRSLVGILDKVQLCFELQFGL
- the LOC106567230 gene encoding proteolipid protein 2 isoform X2, yielding MADMDEGCLENLNGKTLKGTILIAEILISLIILICCAASFYGGYSVVAICEMVSAIIFFVIFMMEMDKSIQVVNWVWSDLLRASSGTGLYLITSLMSLIHGAGDGACIAGVCLACWLGSCLPMMSTPSSLSSTATNRILQRSLMTMFKHWKINPNLAY